A stretch of the Lepidochelys kempii isolate rLepKem1 chromosome 15, rLepKem1.hap2, whole genome shotgun sequence genome encodes the following:
- the LOC140898602 gene encoding peripheral-type benzodiazepine receptor-associated protein 1-like isoform X3, whose translation MTRDSPGGGPPPGGRLSPRKAPAPPAGSQAQHDEHKRELEALRAELDGERLRSQESRRRFAAEARELRETAERDRQLLADQLRSKWEQQRARELHQLRELSLREREAEIRQLLRWKDAELRQAQELLQRERDAAVRQARDLQRQLAEELVSRGYGSTRGGPAGLSSECRGKLQEVLGKLRWETDGDQAARIRHLRAELELERSLFLKYILERFEGEQQPAGSPHRPRHGPQPRLSRSLLEGPRPRSLESLIAAVSPDGGASRSRSLDSSLAKPESSHAAHQAPLEGSPPQSPCRGQQPAQKALEQAANPQEGAAKELPLKPTSQEQPLECLDSPPEGKMGSWGSAGEGGTLAVGQQQEWLSGNNYSQLVKQNTDLLSALEDLERRCTALKEENGLLRRSSFPEMQEKVKRLKKKNADLAIIAKRLEERARKLQESNLKVVNAPIPLSLKGSSVELCKKAFARQRAKDLSEQASILLAKDKQIEALQRECWELQAKLVTGKEGSCWLNLSDFDRLLRESQKEVLRLQRQITLKNLKESLQSSKMGPDSSSPAVTMCLIQETLAPNIDASLDGSSLPKQTPPGSITLAKDIKPVVLPSGNVSEEYENIPLKTDPDSKNQIQHLEVELSKKSKQCENLEQEMEKKQKKCEELEMQLQEVLTENAKVAEENAQLSGKTKWTEKVESENADLKVKLMGVTEERNSAVQLTKGLQTKVEDLEHVLKDMKEMAERRQQLEVDHEETLLALQKKEEEVKYLQQAQVEAKREHEEVVQLLEDQVRELENQYHSQTEHFNLLSQELEQLQIKNSDLVTSNLPHATCCSSEDCHALQCSKNISDIDFVSTPAASKKQTKKLEFQSNSSKSESTQYSPKSCPTPEGDSASEVDELETDKFSLILESERQGPAKLQVFLARYSYDPFDGPNKNPEAELPLTAGEYIYIYGEMDEDGFFEGELMDGRRGLVPSNLIEEVSDDDLMTFVPPKTSDLSHTSDHEMSFLSRSASSGEKSDCHDEEISVNLLPSRLEGDMEMPDHTAVPYPRNLTLIKQFARSVVIGWESPLMPAGWGDVQSYNIYVDTELCQNVRSGCQTQTAIENLDLKIKAFRISVQSVTEKGNSDKMQCTFLVGQGFHIAPALLKLRSITATSAEVTWLPSSSNYTHAVYLNEKECDVTKAGIYWYTFHNLQPSTQYNAKVETQLQRTVWDLPQEKWEQKSAMIKFITPSAGPPDAPLDVQVQPDPSADILVISWLPVTIDAAGSSNGVRVTGYAVYVNGQRVTEVISPTAGSAIVELSQLDMLQGSQKVSVRTVSPSGESVDSVPALIPSAMLNVPSCSSSSKSMSTSLTSGLPYGEFIDSQHVKIPLTHCISSPSSEMFMASQDNKFTIHFTSNCRDSVASLPASIPPPQLFSSQSSSLIHELAMCNIGDNVARDKDDKCLKSYQQTAVSVQHSGLVFPTRWCEESVNSRMSPLKELAEDSQRKRIKKLFVTKKAVLENQTDTSDMKMSMITHYVHSDDKSVKDSTTGDIEGYDESCLSSVPELCSSQLELEEDSYRDIGIHDICVQEVPDISTEKKQMKGLFKEVPSLAMSRGEIQEDQISRTENWQLNPVGDHSHSSDLSDILEEEEEDLDLDTQEENRIKVVGNDSRLPELPEFPMQWAQNRKMSKALRIGQAGTSSFSKTGPLRSFVSEEIVNDDSVRIFVALFDYDPILMSPNLDAAEEELPFKKGQILKVVGDKDADGFYRDYDYRSCEE comes from the exons ATGACCCGAGACAGCCCGGGCGGGGGCCCGCCCCCGGGGGGCCGGCTGTCTCCCCGCAAGGCCCCGGCGCCGCCCGCCGGCAGCCAGGCCCAGCACGACGAGCACAAGCGGGAGCTGGAGGCGCTGCGGGCCGAGCTGGACGGGGAGCGGCTGCGCTCGCAGGAGAGCCGGCGCCGCTTCGCCGCCGAGGCCCGCGAGCTGCGGGAGACGGCCGAGCGCGACCGGCAGCTGCTGGCCGACCAGCTCCGCTCCAAGTGGGAGCAGCAGCGGGCCCGAGAGCTGCACCAGCTGCGGGAGCTGAGCCTGCGGGAGCGGGAGGCCGAGATCCGCCAGCTCCTCCGCTGGAAGGACGCCGAGCTGCGCCAGGCCCAGGAGCTGCTCCAGCGGGAGCGGGACGCCGCCGTGCGGCAGGCCCGGGACCTGCAGCGGCAGCTGGCCGAGGAGCTGGTGAGCCGGGGCTACGGCAGCACCCGGGGCGGCCCCGCGGGGCTGAGCAGCGAATGCCGCGGCAaactgcaggaggtgctgggcaaGCTGCGCTGGGAGACCGATGGCGACCAGGCCGCCCGCATCCGCCACCTCAGGGCcgagctggagctggagcggagcctcTTCCTCAAGTACATTCTGGAGCGCTTCGAGGGCGAGCAGCAGCCCGCCGGCTCCCCGCACAGGCCCAGGCACGGCCCGCAGCCCCGCCTCAGCAGGAGCCTCCTGGAAGGGCCGAGGCCCCGCTCCTTGGAAAGCCTCATCGCCGCCGTCTCCCCGGATGGGGGAGCCTCCAGGTCGCGCTCGCTGGACAGCAGCCTAGCCAAACCCGAGTCTTCGCACGCAGCGCACCAGGCCCCGCTGGAGGGGAGCCCCCCGCAGAGCCCCTGTCGGGGGCAGCAGCCGGCCCAAAAGGCCTTAGAACAAGCTGCCAACCCCCAGGAAGGAGCTGCCAAGGAGCTCCCTCTGAAGCCCACCAGCCAGGAGCAGCCCCTGGAGTGCTTGGACTCGCCTCCTGAAGGGAAGATGGGCAGCTGGGGGTCTGCAGGAGAGGGTGGCACCCTGGCagtggggcagcagcaggagtggCTGTCTGGCAACAATTACAGCCAGCTGGTGAAGCAGAACACCGACCTGCTAAGTGCCCTGGAGGATCTAGAGCGGCGATGCACGGCCCTTAAGGAAGAGAACGGCCTTCTGAGGAGGAGCAGTTTCCCCGAGATGCAGGAGAAGGTGAAGCGGCTCAAGAAGAAAAATGCAGATCTGGCCATCATTGCCAAGCGATTGGAAGAGAGAGCCAGGAAACTCCAGGAGTCCAACCTCAAGGTGGTCAATGCCCCAATACCACTTTCCCTCAAAGGCTCCAGTGTGGAACTGTGCAAGAAAGCATTTGCCCGGCAGCGGGCTAAAGACCTGAGTGAACAAGCTAGCATCCTTCTAGCCAAAGATAAACAAATAGAAGCCTTGCAGAGAGAGTGTTGGGAGCTGCAGGCCAAACTGGTCACAGGCAAGGAGGGCTCATGCTGGCTCAATTTAAGTGACTTTGATCGTTTGTTGCGGGAGTCTCAGAAAGAAGTGTTACGATTACAGAGACAGATCACGTTGAAGAACTTGAAAGAGTCTCTACAGTCCTCCAAAATGGGTCCAGACAGTTCTTCTCCAGCTGTTACCATGTGCCTAATACAGGAAACACTTGCACCAAACATTGATGCAAGCTTAGATGGTTCATCTTTGCCAAAACAGACACCACCAGGATCAATCACTTTGGCAAAGGATATTAAGCCAGTAGTATTACCTTCGGGAAATGTGTCTGAGGAATATGAAAACATCCCTTTGAAAACAGACCCAGACAGCAAAAATCAAATACAGCATTTGGAAGTAGAGCTTAGTAAGAAAAGTAAGCAGTGTGAAAACCTTGAACAAGAAATggagaaaaagcagaaaaaatgtGAAGAGTTGGAAATGCAGCTTCAGGAGGTGCTGACTGAAAATGCCAAAGTGGCTGAGGAAAACGCTCAACTCAGTGGGAAAACTAAATGGACAGAAAAGGTTGAATCTGAAAATGCTGACCTGAAGGTGAAACTAATGGGAGTGACAGAGGAGCGGAATTCTGCTGTCCAGTTGACCAAAGGACTTCAAACCAAGGTGGAGGATCTAGAGCATGTACTGAAGGACATGAAAGAAATGGCAGAGAGAAGGCAACAGCTGGAGGTTGACCATGAGGAAACACTGTTagcactgcagaagaaagaagaggaggtCAAATATTTGCAGCAGGCCCAGGTAGAAGCAAAAAGGGAACATGAAGAGGTAGTACAGCTATTAGAAGACCAGGTGAGGGAATTGGAGAATCAGTATCACAGTCAAACTGAACATTTTAATCTTCTGTCTCAGGAACTCGaacaattacaaataaaaaattcTGACCTTGTGACTTCAAACTTGCCACATGCTACGTGCTGTTCCTCAGAAGATTGCCATGCTCTTCAGTGCAGTAAAAATATTAGTGACATAGACTTTGTATCCACTCCTGCTGCTTCTAAGAAGCAAACCAAGAAACTGGAGTTCCAGTCAAACTCCTCAAAATCAGAATCCACACAGTACAGTCCTAAGTCGTGCCCCACTCCAGAGGGGGATAGTGCAAGTGAGGTGGATGAATTGGAGACAGACAAATTTTCCCTAATCTTGGAGTCTGAGAGACAAGGTCCCGCAAAACTTCAAGTGTTTTTAGCTCGATACAGCTATGACCCTTTTGATGGTCCTAATAAGAACCCTGAGGCAGAGCTTCCACTGACAGCTGGAGAATACATTTACATCTATGGAGAGATGGATGAGGATGGCTTCTTTGAAGGAGAGCTGATGGATGGCAGAAGAGGGCTGGTTCCCTCTAATTTGATAGAAGAAGTTTCAGATGATGACCTCATGACCTTTGTGCCTCCAAAGACAAGTGACCTCTCCCATACTTCAGATCATGAAATGAGTTTCCTCAGCAGAAGTGCTAGTAGTGGAGAAAAGAGTGATTGCCATGATGAAGAAATCAGTGTCAATCTATTGCCCAGTAGACTAGAAGGAGACATGGAAATGCCTGATCATACAGCGGTGCCTTATCCAAGAAATTTGACTCTAATCAAACAGTTTGCAAGAAGTGTTGTTATAGGCTGGGAGTCACCACTCATGCCAGCTGGCTGGGGAGATGTGCAGAGCTATAACATTTATGTAGATACAGAACTTTGCCAAAATGTGAGGTCTGGTTGTCAGACTCAAACAGCAATTGAGAATCTGGATTTAAAGATTAAGGCTTTTCGGATCTCAGTACAAAGTGTGACAGAGAAGGGAAACTCAGATAAGATGCAATGTACCTTCCTTGTAGGGCAAGGTTTCCATATAGCACCAGCACTTCTGAAACTTAGGAGCATCACTGCCACTTCAGCGGAGGTCACCTGGTTACCAAGCAGTAGCAACTACACTCATGCAGTGTACCTTAATGAGAAGGAGTGTGATGTGACAAAGGCAGGGATCTACTGGTACACTTTCCATAACCTGCAACCCAGCACTCAATACAATGCAAAAGTGGAAACACAGCTTCAGAGGACAGTATGGGATTTGCCTCAAGAGAAATGGGAACAGAAATCAGCAATGATTAAGTTCATAACTCCATCAGCAGGACCACCTGATGCTCCACTTGATGTCCAAGTACAGCCTGATCCCTCAGCGGACATTCTAGTTATCAGCTGGCTACCAGTGACAATTGATGCAGCAGGATCATCCAATGGGGTACGTGTTACTGGTTATGCTGTGTATGTCAATGGACAAAGAGTAACAGAAGTTATATCTCCAACAGCTGGCAGTGCCATAGTAGAACTGTCCCAGTTAGACATGCTACAAGGGTCTCAGAAGGTTTCTGTGAGAACTGTCTCCCCCAGTGGAGAGTCAGTTGATTCTGTGCCAGCTCTGATTCCCTCAGCCATGTTAAATGTTCCCAGTTGTTCTTCATCATCAAAGTCTATGTCTACCAGCCTGACCTCTGGACTACCCTATGGGGAATTCATAGACTCTCAACATGTGAAAATCCCTTTGACACATTGCATATCTTCACCCTCTTCAGAGATGTTCATGGCCAGTCAAGATAACAAATTCACCATTCACTTCACCTCCAACTGCAGAGACTCAGTAGCTTCTCTGCCAGCAAGCATCCCTCCACCCCAGTTGTTCTCCTCTCAGAGTTCTTCCTTGATACATGAGCTTGCAATGTGCAACATTGGTGATAATGTAGCAAGAGATAAAGACGATAAATGTTTAAAGTCTTATCAGCAGACAGCAGTCAGTGTGCAACATTCAGGCCTTGTCTTTCCAACTAGATGGTGTGAAGAATCAGTCAATTCCAGGATGTCACCGTTAAAAGAACTTGCTGAagacagccagagaaagaggataAAAAAGCTCTTTGTTACTAAAAAAGCTGTGCTTGAAAATCAAACAGACACTAGCGACATGAAAATGTCTATGATCACCCACTATGTGCACTCTGACGACAAATCTGTGAAAGATTCAACCACTGGAGATATTGAGGGATATGATGAGAGCTGCTTGAGTTCTGTGCCTGAGCTGTGTTCTAGTCAGCTTGAATTGGAGGAGGACAGTTACAGAGACATAGGTATACATGATATCTGTGTTCAGGAAGTCCCAGATATTTCCACTGAGAAGAAACAGATGAAAGGATTATTCAAAGAAGTCCCCAGCCTAGCGATGTCTAGAGGTGAAATACAGGAAGACCAAATATCAAGAACAGAAAACTGGCAATTGAATCCTGTTGGTGACCACAGCCACAGTTCTGATCTTTCAGATATtttggaagaggaagaagaggaccTGGATTTAGACACGCAGGAAGAGAATAGAATAAAGGTGGTTGGTAATGATTCCAGGCTACCGGAGCTTCCAGAGTTTCCCATGCAGTGGGCTCAAAACAGAAAAATGAGCAAGGCTTTAAGAATAGGCCAAGCAGGGACATCTTCATTTTCCAAAACAGGCCCTCTGAGAAGCTTCGTCTCAGAGGAAATAGTTAATGATGATTCAGTAAGGATATTTGTGGCCCTTTTTGACTATGATCCCATATTGATGTCACCTAATCTTGATGCAGCTGAAGAGGAGCTCCCATTTAAAAAGGGGCAGATTCTAAAGGTGGTTGGTGATAAAGATGCTGATGGCTTTTACAGAG ACTATGACTACAGAAGCTGTGAAGAGTGA
- the LOC140898602 gene encoding peripheral-type benzodiazepine receptor-associated protein 1-like isoform X2 — MTRDSPGGGPPPGGRLSPRKAPAPPAGSQAQHDEHKRELEALRAELDGERLRSQESRRRFAAEARELRETAERDRQLLADQLRSKWEQQRARELHQLRELSLREREAEIRQLLRWKDAELRQAQELLQRERDAAVRQARDLQRQLAEELVSRGYGSTRGGPAGLSSECRGKLQEVLGKLRWETDGDQAARIRHLRAELELERSLFLKYILERFEGEQQPAGSPHRPRHGPQPRLSRSLLEGPRPRSLESLIAAVSPDGGASRSRSLDSSLAKPESSHAAHQAPLEGSPPQSPCRGQQPAQKALEQAANPQEGAAKELPLKPTSQEQPLECLDSPPEGKMGSWGSAGEGGTLAVGQQQEWLSGNNYSQLVKQNTDLLSALEDLERRCTALKEENGLLRRSSFPEMQEKVKRLKKKNADLAIIAKRLEERARKLQESNLKVVNAPIPLSLKGSSVELCKKAFARQRAKDLSEQASILLAKDKQIEALQRECWELQAKLVTGKEGSCWLNLSDFDRLLRESQKEVLRLQRQITLKNLKESLQSSKMGPDSSSPAVTMCLIQETLAPNIDASLDGSSLPKQTPPGSITLAKDIKPVVLPSGNVSEEYENIPLKTDPDSKNQIQHLEVELSKKSKQCENLEQEMEKKQKKCEELEMQLQEVLTENAKVAEENAQLSGKTKWTEKVESENADLKVKLMGVTEERNSAVQLTKGLQTKVEDLEHVLKDMKEMAERRQQLEVDHEETLLALQKKEEEVKYLQQAQVEAKREHEEVVQLLEDQVRELENQYHSQTEHFNLLSQELEQLQIKNSDLVTSNLPHATCCSSEDCHALQCSKNISDIDFVSTPAASKKQTKKLEFQSNSSKSESTQYSPKSCPTPEGDSASEVDELETDKFSLILESERQGPAKLQVFLARYSYDPFDGPNKNPEAELPLTAGEYIYIYGEMDEDGFFEGELMDGRRGLVPSNLIEEVSDDDLMTFVPPKTSDLSHTSDHEMSFLSRSASSGEKSDCHDEEISVNLLPSRLEGDMEMPDHTAVPYPRNLTLIKQFARSVVIGWESPLMPAGWGDVQSYNIYVDTELCQNVRSGCQTQTAIENLDLKIKAFRISVQSVTEKGNSDKMQCTFLVGQGFHIAPALLKLRSITATSAEVTWLPSSSNYTHAVYLNEKECDVTKAGIYWYTFHNLQPSTQYNAKVETQLQRTVWDLPQEKWEQKSAMIKFITPSAGPPDAPLDVQVQPDPSADILVISWLPVTIDAAGSSNGVRVTGYAVYVNGQRVTEVISPTAGSAIVELSQLDMLQGSQKVSVRTVSPSGESVDSVPALIPSAMLNVPSCSSSSKSMSTSLTSGLPYGEFIDSQHVKIPLTHCISSPSSEMFMASQDNKFTIHFTSNCRDSVASLPASIPPPQLFSSQSSSLIHELAMCNIGDNVARDKDDKCLKSYQQTAVSVQHSGLVFPTRWCEESVNSRMSPLKELAEDSQRKRIKKLFVTKKAVLENQTDTSDMKMSMITHYVHSDDKSVKDSTTGDIEGYDESCLSSVPELCSSQLELEEDSYRDIGIHDICVQEVPDISTEKKQMKGLFKEVPSLAMSRGEIQEDQISRTENWQLNPVGDHSHSSDLSDILEEEEEDLDLDTQEENRIKVVGNDSRLPELPEFPMQWAQNRKMSKALRIGQAGTSSFSKTGPLRSFVSEEIVNDDSVRIFVALFDYDPILMSPNLDAAEEELPFKKGQILKVVGDKDADGFYREWEVCNTSTLVEKNMPSPAVIEICRSFSVDFKESWIASTGCTSLSHISRVTNIGICPINMHLCLGSYKACST, encoded by the exons ATGACCCGAGACAGCCCGGGCGGGGGCCCGCCCCCGGGGGGCCGGCTGTCTCCCCGCAAGGCCCCGGCGCCGCCCGCCGGCAGCCAGGCCCAGCACGACGAGCACAAGCGGGAGCTGGAGGCGCTGCGGGCCGAGCTGGACGGGGAGCGGCTGCGCTCGCAGGAGAGCCGGCGCCGCTTCGCCGCCGAGGCCCGCGAGCTGCGGGAGACGGCCGAGCGCGACCGGCAGCTGCTGGCCGACCAGCTCCGCTCCAAGTGGGAGCAGCAGCGGGCCCGAGAGCTGCACCAGCTGCGGGAGCTGAGCCTGCGGGAGCGGGAGGCCGAGATCCGCCAGCTCCTCCGCTGGAAGGACGCCGAGCTGCGCCAGGCCCAGGAGCTGCTCCAGCGGGAGCGGGACGCCGCCGTGCGGCAGGCCCGGGACCTGCAGCGGCAGCTGGCCGAGGAGCTGGTGAGCCGGGGCTACGGCAGCACCCGGGGCGGCCCCGCGGGGCTGAGCAGCGAATGCCGCGGCAaactgcaggaggtgctgggcaaGCTGCGCTGGGAGACCGATGGCGACCAGGCCGCCCGCATCCGCCACCTCAGGGCcgagctggagctggagcggagcctcTTCCTCAAGTACATTCTGGAGCGCTTCGAGGGCGAGCAGCAGCCCGCCGGCTCCCCGCACAGGCCCAGGCACGGCCCGCAGCCCCGCCTCAGCAGGAGCCTCCTGGAAGGGCCGAGGCCCCGCTCCTTGGAAAGCCTCATCGCCGCCGTCTCCCCGGATGGGGGAGCCTCCAGGTCGCGCTCGCTGGACAGCAGCCTAGCCAAACCCGAGTCTTCGCACGCAGCGCACCAGGCCCCGCTGGAGGGGAGCCCCCCGCAGAGCCCCTGTCGGGGGCAGCAGCCGGCCCAAAAGGCCTTAGAACAAGCTGCCAACCCCCAGGAAGGAGCTGCCAAGGAGCTCCCTCTGAAGCCCACCAGCCAGGAGCAGCCCCTGGAGTGCTTGGACTCGCCTCCTGAAGGGAAGATGGGCAGCTGGGGGTCTGCAGGAGAGGGTGGCACCCTGGCagtggggcagcagcaggagtggCTGTCTGGCAACAATTACAGCCAGCTGGTGAAGCAGAACACCGACCTGCTAAGTGCCCTGGAGGATCTAGAGCGGCGATGCACGGCCCTTAAGGAAGAGAACGGCCTTCTGAGGAGGAGCAGTTTCCCCGAGATGCAGGAGAAGGTGAAGCGGCTCAAGAAGAAAAATGCAGATCTGGCCATCATTGCCAAGCGATTGGAAGAGAGAGCCAGGAAACTCCAGGAGTCCAACCTCAAGGTGGTCAATGCCCCAATACCACTTTCCCTCAAAGGCTCCAGTGTGGAACTGTGCAAGAAAGCATTTGCCCGGCAGCGGGCTAAAGACCTGAGTGAACAAGCTAGCATCCTTCTAGCCAAAGATAAACAAATAGAAGCCTTGCAGAGAGAGTGTTGGGAGCTGCAGGCCAAACTGGTCACAGGCAAGGAGGGCTCATGCTGGCTCAATTTAAGTGACTTTGATCGTTTGTTGCGGGAGTCTCAGAAAGAAGTGTTACGATTACAGAGACAGATCACGTTGAAGAACTTGAAAGAGTCTCTACAGTCCTCCAAAATGGGTCCAGACAGTTCTTCTCCAGCTGTTACCATGTGCCTAATACAGGAAACACTTGCACCAAACATTGATGCAAGCTTAGATGGTTCATCTTTGCCAAAACAGACACCACCAGGATCAATCACTTTGGCAAAGGATATTAAGCCAGTAGTATTACCTTCGGGAAATGTGTCTGAGGAATATGAAAACATCCCTTTGAAAACAGACCCAGACAGCAAAAATCAAATACAGCATTTGGAAGTAGAGCTTAGTAAGAAAAGTAAGCAGTGTGAAAACCTTGAACAAGAAATggagaaaaagcagaaaaaatgtGAAGAGTTGGAAATGCAGCTTCAGGAGGTGCTGACTGAAAATGCCAAAGTGGCTGAGGAAAACGCTCAACTCAGTGGGAAAACTAAATGGACAGAAAAGGTTGAATCTGAAAATGCTGACCTGAAGGTGAAACTAATGGGAGTGACAGAGGAGCGGAATTCTGCTGTCCAGTTGACCAAAGGACTTCAAACCAAGGTGGAGGATCTAGAGCATGTACTGAAGGACATGAAAGAAATGGCAGAGAGAAGGCAACAGCTGGAGGTTGACCATGAGGAAACACTGTTagcactgcagaagaaagaagaggaggtCAAATATTTGCAGCAGGCCCAGGTAGAAGCAAAAAGGGAACATGAAGAGGTAGTACAGCTATTAGAAGACCAGGTGAGGGAATTGGAGAATCAGTATCACAGTCAAACTGAACATTTTAATCTTCTGTCTCAGGAACTCGaacaattacaaataaaaaattcTGACCTTGTGACTTCAAACTTGCCACATGCTACGTGCTGTTCCTCAGAAGATTGCCATGCTCTTCAGTGCAGTAAAAATATTAGTGACATAGACTTTGTATCCACTCCTGCTGCTTCTAAGAAGCAAACCAAGAAACTGGAGTTCCAGTCAAACTCCTCAAAATCAGAATCCACACAGTACAGTCCTAAGTCGTGCCCCACTCCAGAGGGGGATAGTGCAAGTGAGGTGGATGAATTGGAGACAGACAAATTTTCCCTAATCTTGGAGTCTGAGAGACAAGGTCCCGCAAAACTTCAAGTGTTTTTAGCTCGATACAGCTATGACCCTTTTGATGGTCCTAATAAGAACCCTGAGGCAGAGCTTCCACTGACAGCTGGAGAATACATTTACATCTATGGAGAGATGGATGAGGATGGCTTCTTTGAAGGAGAGCTGATGGATGGCAGAAGAGGGCTGGTTCCCTCTAATTTGATAGAAGAAGTTTCAGATGATGACCTCATGACCTTTGTGCCTCCAAAGACAAGTGACCTCTCCCATACTTCAGATCATGAAATGAGTTTCCTCAGCAGAAGTGCTAGTAGTGGAGAAAAGAGTGATTGCCATGATGAAGAAATCAGTGTCAATCTATTGCCCAGTAGACTAGAAGGAGACATGGAAATGCCTGATCATACAGCGGTGCCTTATCCAAGAAATTTGACTCTAATCAAACAGTTTGCAAGAAGTGTTGTTATAGGCTGGGAGTCACCACTCATGCCAGCTGGCTGGGGAGATGTGCAGAGCTATAACATTTATGTAGATACAGAACTTTGCCAAAATGTGAGGTCTGGTTGTCAGACTCAAACAGCAATTGAGAATCTGGATTTAAAGATTAAGGCTTTTCGGATCTCAGTACAAAGTGTGACAGAGAAGGGAAACTCAGATAAGATGCAATGTACCTTCCTTGTAGGGCAAGGTTTCCATATAGCACCAGCACTTCTGAAACTTAGGAGCATCACTGCCACTTCAGCGGAGGTCACCTGGTTACCAAGCAGTAGCAACTACACTCATGCAGTGTACCTTAATGAGAAGGAGTGTGATGTGACAAAGGCAGGGATCTACTGGTACACTTTCCATAACCTGCAACCCAGCACTCAATACAATGCAAAAGTGGAAACACAGCTTCAGAGGACAGTATGGGATTTGCCTCAAGAGAAATGGGAACAGAAATCAGCAATGATTAAGTTCATAACTCCATCAGCAGGACCACCTGATGCTCCACTTGATGTCCAAGTACAGCCTGATCCCTCAGCGGACATTCTAGTTATCAGCTGGCTACCAGTGACAATTGATGCAGCAGGATCATCCAATGGGGTACGTGTTACTGGTTATGCTGTGTATGTCAATGGACAAAGAGTAACAGAAGTTATATCTCCAACAGCTGGCAGTGCCATAGTAGAACTGTCCCAGTTAGACATGCTACAAGGGTCTCAGAAGGTTTCTGTGAGAACTGTCTCCCCCAGTGGAGAGTCAGTTGATTCTGTGCCAGCTCTGATTCCCTCAGCCATGTTAAATGTTCCCAGTTGTTCTTCATCATCAAAGTCTATGTCTACCAGCCTGACCTCTGGACTACCCTATGGGGAATTCATAGACTCTCAACATGTGAAAATCCCTTTGACACATTGCATATCTTCACCCTCTTCAGAGATGTTCATGGCCAGTCAAGATAACAAATTCACCATTCACTTCACCTCCAACTGCAGAGACTCAGTAGCTTCTCTGCCAGCAAGCATCCCTCCACCCCAGTTGTTCTCCTCTCAGAGTTCTTCCTTGATACATGAGCTTGCAATGTGCAACATTGGTGATAATGTAGCAAGAGATAAAGACGATAAATGTTTAAAGTCTTATCAGCAGACAGCAGTCAGTGTGCAACATTCAGGCCTTGTCTTTCCAACTAGATGGTGTGAAGAATCAGTCAATTCCAGGATGTCACCGTTAAAAGAACTTGCTGAagacagccagagaaagaggataAAAAAGCTCTTTGTTACTAAAAAAGCTGTGCTTGAAAATCAAACAGACACTAGCGACATGAAAATGTCTATGATCACCCACTATGTGCACTCTGACGACAAATCTGTGAAAGATTCAACCACTGGAGATATTGAGGGATATGATGAGAGCTGCTTGAGTTCTGTGCCTGAGCTGTGTTCTAGTCAGCTTGAATTGGAGGAGGACAGTTACAGAGACATAGGTATACATGATATCTGTGTTCAGGAAGTCCCAGATATTTCCACTGAGAAGAAACAGATGAAAGGATTATTCAAAGAAGTCCCCAGCCTAGCGATGTCTAGAGGTGAAATACAGGAAGACCAAATATCAAGAACAGAAAACTGGCAATTGAATCCTGTTGGTGACCACAGCCACAGTTCTGATCTTTCAGATATtttggaagaggaagaagaggaccTGGATTTAGACACGCAGGAAGAGAATAGAATAAAGGTGGTTGGTAATGATTCCAGGCTACCGGAGCTTCCAGAGTTTCCCATGCAGTGGGCTCAAAACAGAAAAATGAGCAAGGCTTTAAGAATAGGCCAAGCAGGGACATCTTCATTTTCCAAAACAGGCCCTCTGAGAAGCTTCGTCTCAGAGGAAATAGTTAATGATGATTCAGTAAGGATATTTGTGGCCCTTTTTGACTATGATCCCATATTGATGTCACCTAATCTTGATGCAGCTGAAGAGGAGCTCCCATTTAAAAAGGGGCAGATTCTAAAGGTGGTTGGTGATAAAGATGCTGATGGCTTTTACAGAG AGTGGGAGGTCTGTAATACCTCAACACTTGTTGAAAAGAATATGCCCTCTCCTGCTGTCATTGAAATCTGTAGGAGTTTTTCAGTCGACTTCAAGGAGAGCTGGATTGCGTCCACTGGTTGCACTTCATTGTCTCACATCTCAAGGGTTACTAACATAGGCATTTGTCCTATAAATATGCATTTGTGCTTAGGATCATATAAGGCATGCTCCACATAG